The following are encoded in a window of Clostridium thermarum genomic DNA:
- a CDS encoding DNA primase — MSISFPKELANRKQWICWRLEPNTKDGKDSKIPYNPLTGRKASSTNPNDWSTLDDAIAAKEQYLYTGLGFVFAKGGGLVGVDIDHCRDKNTGELNDTAKAILERFPSYTEISPSGTGLHIFYKGEMPAKGNKNTKTGVEMYAHSRYFTMTGDQLPGTPDSIAKDNGTLAWIHENYIKSKKRRGKSKKDRKGVKLEPLTDEEIQEKARTAENHKEFNLLWEGKWQEAGYPSQSEADLALCCMLAFWSDKNKEQMDRLFRKSGLFREKWDTVHHASGATYGQETLEKAIEVTENVYSRESESVIFEHEGRYYRTRGESVYPITNFIIQPVEMIVSEDETQMTADLITIRDEIYRQTFMTTDFNNIQKFKNILNRRTISLGYFGSEGDLELLKGYISEMEWVRKTGVKALGIYEHGGRMVYVSTDGAIEAGGKIVEDIVQLDKYKSITTDILTFEPLTKEQLVKLGEWILSYNEPIKTVSVMAWVAGCFIKPHLKKSGIKFPHLLLVGEQGSGKSNTLERVILPVFSCSKIRAATQVTAFTLMKESASSNLIPQLMDEFKPSKIDKLRLNALYNHLRDAYDGHEGVRGRADQSAVTYELLAPIIVAGEESPEEAAIRERSIELLFSKKDLKPASHRQAFYKLCAKADLLGSFGRSLLDIALRVSVAEVEKWYEEAKSEISDEFPSRIVNNLACCYAGLSLVNKLCEFLNVTWSEVFPINKGACTRYLRNGVQEYLLDGGSNNKTIVEQTLEIMARMKLAPNQDYTFDKGGKVIGIRFCDVYDRYTKYRRDYAITGECLPYNQFLKQLRQSDFFLESNKTMRFGNEIKKAWTLDFSILKERCDVSGFEITDIEPL; from the coding sequence GTGAGCATCTCATTCCCTAAAGAACTGGCTAACCGGAAGCAATGGATATGCTGGCGTCTGGAACCCAACACAAAGGACGGAAAAGACAGTAAAATCCCTTATAACCCATTAACCGGCAGGAAAGCCTCAAGCACTAACCCAAACGACTGGTCGACCCTTGACGATGCGATTGCGGCAAAAGAACAATACCTCTATACCGGATTGGGTTTTGTATTCGCAAAAGGTGGAGGCTTAGTAGGAGTTGACATCGATCACTGCCGCGATAAAAACACTGGAGAATTAAACGATACCGCCAAGGCTATCCTTGAGCGGTTTCCGTCCTATACGGAAATCAGTCCTTCAGGAACCGGACTTCATATTTTCTATAAAGGGGAGATGCCTGCCAAGGGCAATAAAAACACTAAAACCGGTGTTGAAATGTATGCCCACAGTAGATACTTCACAATGACTGGCGATCAATTGCCCGGAACACCTGATAGCATTGCTAAAGATAACGGAACACTGGCCTGGATACATGAGAACTATATCAAAAGCAAGAAGCGGAGAGGAAAAAGCAAGAAAGACCGTAAGGGGGTTAAGTTAGAGCCGCTTACAGATGAAGAAATTCAGGAGAAAGCCCGGACAGCCGAAAACCATAAAGAATTTAACCTGTTATGGGAAGGAAAATGGCAGGAAGCCGGGTATCCCAGCCAGTCCGAAGCTGACCTTGCTCTTTGCTGTATGCTGGCTTTCTGGTCAGATAAAAACAAAGAGCAGATGGACAGGCTGTTTAGAAAGTCCGGGTTATTCCGGGAAAAATGGGATACGGTGCATCATGCAAGTGGAGCAACATATGGGCAGGAGACACTGGAGAAGGCCATTGAAGTTACAGAGAACGTATACAGCCGCGAAAGCGAGTCGGTTATCTTTGAACATGAGGGCAGGTATTACCGCACCAGAGGCGAAAGTGTGTACCCTATAACAAACTTTATCATTCAGCCGGTGGAGATGATTGTATCAGAAGATGAAACGCAGATGACTGCCGATCTTATTACAATCCGCGATGAAATATACCGCCAGACCTTTATGACTACCGACTTCAATAATATTCAAAAGTTCAAAAACATCTTGAACCGCCGGACAATATCCTTAGGCTATTTTGGATCAGAAGGAGATTTAGAGCTGCTGAAAGGTTATATATCCGAAATGGAGTGGGTACGAAAAACAGGGGTCAAGGCTCTTGGAATATATGAGCATGGCGGCCGGATGGTATATGTTTCAACGGATGGTGCCATTGAAGCGGGAGGTAAAATTGTTGAAGATATCGTGCAGCTTGATAAGTATAAAAGCATAACAACCGATATCCTAACCTTTGAGCCATTGACAAAGGAACAGCTTGTCAAACTTGGAGAGTGGATCCTCAGCTATAACGAACCCATAAAAACGGTATCAGTGATGGCCTGGGTAGCCGGATGCTTTATTAAACCGCATCTTAAAAAATCAGGCATTAAGTTTCCGCATTTATTGCTTGTCGGAGAACAGGGCAGCGGAAAGAGTAATACATTGGAGCGGGTTATTCTGCCGGTATTTTCATGTAGTAAAATCCGCGCGGCTACACAGGTTACCGCATTTACATTGATGAAAGAATCTGCATCATCGAATCTGATACCACAGCTGATGGATGAGTTCAAACCTTCAAAGATAGACAAGCTAAGGCTAAATGCCTTATACAACCATCTTCGTGATGCATATGACGGGCATGAAGGTGTCCGCGGCCGGGCGGATCAAAGTGCTGTTACTTATGAACTGTTGGCACCCATCATTGTAGCTGGTGAGGAATCGCCGGAAGAAGCGGCTATCAGAGAACGGAGCATAGAATTGCTTTTCAGTAAGAAGGACTTAAAACCGGCCAGCCATAGACAAGCATTTTATAAGTTGTGTGCAAAAGCTGATCTGCTTGGCAGCTTCGGTCGGAGCCTGCTGGATATAGCACTCAGAGTATCGGTTGCTGAGGTAGAGAAATGGTATGAGGAAGCAAAGTCGGAGATATCTGATGAGTTTCCATCCCGTATCGTCAATAACCTTGCCTGCTGTTATGCCGGATTGAGCCTAGTTAACAAATTGTGTGAATTCCTTAATGTTACATGGTCTGAAGTGTTTCCTATTAACAAAGGGGCATGTACACGTTATCTCCGGAATGGTGTGCAGGAGTACTTGCTGGATGGCGGCAGCAATAACAAGACCATTGTAGAACAGACGCTGGAAATCATGGCCCGGATGAAACTAGCTCCAAACCAAGATTACACTTTTGATAAAGGCGGCAAGGTTATCGGGATACGTTTCTGCGATGTATATGACCGCTATACCAAGTACAGGCGCGACTATGCAATCACAGGGGAATGTCTTCCGTATAACCAGTTTCTGAAGCAGTTGAGGCAAAGTGACTTTTTTCTGGAGAGCAATAAAACTATGCGTTTCGGGAATGAAATAAAAAAAGCTTGGACTCTTGATTTTTCGATATTGAAAGAGCGATGCGATGTGAGCGGCTTTGAGATCACAGATATTGAGCCTCTTTAG
- a CDS encoding type II TA system antitoxin MqsA family protein yields MNRNKTFCEECRRDVEYMVETATIKGKLKGEEYEYTGKKAVCKECGSEVYVADIEDENLKALYTTYRQKNGIISLEKILEIPQKYNIGKRPLSLLLGWGEMTFSRYCEGDMPTKQYSDILQKIYDDPAYYKELLEKNKDNLKSLQAYEKSKRKVQELLGEESKTGSKLDSIIQYLLYKCEDITPLALQKALYYVQGFYYAFEGRFLFEEDCEAWVHGPVYRDIYNRYSSYRFDPIESVEAFDESVFTTSEKAILDSVIKNFCCYSGKTLEKFTHLEKPWRHTRDGLPVDAHSNRVIPKELIGKYFVAVKEKFNMLTPGDIEVYSKAIFEQIN; encoded by the coding sequence ATGAATAGGAATAAGACATTTTGCGAGGAATGCAGAAGAGATGTCGAATACATGGTAGAAACAGCAACAATTAAGGGTAAACTTAAAGGCGAAGAATATGAGTATACCGGAAAGAAGGCTGTATGTAAAGAATGTGGGAGCGAAGTCTATGTAGCGGATATAGAGGACGAAAATCTAAAGGCTTTGTATACCACGTACCGTCAAAAAAATGGCATTATTTCGCTGGAGAAGATATTAGAAATACCTCAGAAATACAATATTGGCAAACGTCCGCTATCATTGCTTTTAGGTTGGGGAGAAATGACTTTTTCGAGATATTGTGAAGGTGATATGCCTACAAAACAGTATTCGGATATTCTTCAAAAGATTTATGATGATCCAGCATATTATAAAGAATTGCTGGAGAAAAATAAGGACAATTTAAAATCTCTGCAGGCATATGAAAAAAGTAAGCGGAAGGTACAGGAACTGCTTGGGGAAGAAAGCAAAACGGGTTCAAAGCTGGACTCAATTATCCAATATCTGCTTTATAAATGCGAGGACATAACTCCTTTAGCTTTACAAAAGGCACTATATTATGTCCAGGGTTTTTATTATGCTTTTGAAGGACGATTTCTTTTTGAAGAAGATTGTGAGGCATGGGTTCATGGACCGGTTTACAGAGATATATATAACAGGTATTCATCTTATCGGTTTGACCCCATTGAGAGTGTTGAAGCTTTCGATGAATCAGTTTTTACAACTTCTGAAAAAGCGATATTGGATAGCGTTATTAAGAACTTCTGCTGTTATAGCGGAAAAACGCTAGAGAAGTTTACGCATCTGGAGAAACCATGGCGGCATACCAGAGACGGTTTGCCAGTGGATGCGCATTCTAATCGTGTAATACCCAAAGAATTGATCGGGAAATATTTTGTAGCTGTGAAAGAAAAATTCAACATGCTTACTCCTGGAGATATAGAAGTATATTCGAAAGCTATCTTTGAACAAATAAACTGA
- a CDS encoding VRR-NUC domain-containing protein, which produces MSEKSIVTKVLRYLKTVPGCFCWKEHGGMYGTAGIPDIIACVNGRFIAFEVKTPSGKATKLQEATIRKILNAGGVAAIVHSVDEVKVILEKHNLLQGTK; this is translated from the coding sequence ATGTCCGAAAAAAGTATTGTGACTAAAGTCCTGCGGTACTTAAAGACAGTACCGGGGTGTTTCTGCTGGAAGGAACATGGCGGTATGTACGGGACAGCAGGAATACCGGACATTATTGCCTGTGTAAATGGACGGTTTATAGCTTTTGAAGTAAAAACCCCATCAGGAAAGGCAACAAAACTGCAGGAAGCTACTATTAGGAAAATCCTCAATGCCGGAGGCGTGGCAGCGATTGTCCATTCGGTAGATGAGGTGAAGGTTATTCTGGAAAAGCATAACCTTCTGCAAGGAACGAAGTAA
- a CDS encoding DUF4406 domain-containing protein, with protein sequence MSISKFNAEGYYDPTPYEALLRIEREARKAPYRPMVFICSPYAGDTERNVRKAQGYCRFAVSKNCIPIAPHLLFPQFMDDDDEQMRNLGLFFGMVLMSKCSEVWVFGRKITKGMSIEIEKAKQRSIPIRYFNERCEEVQCK encoded by the coding sequence ATGAGTATCAGTAAGTTTAACGCGGAAGGATATTACGACCCCACACCCTATGAAGCACTGCTTAGGATTGAGCGAGAGGCCAGGAAAGCGCCTTATAGACCGATGGTGTTTATATGCAGCCCATATGCTGGTGATACTGAACGTAATGTCCGTAAGGCTCAGGGATATTGCCGCTTTGCAGTGAGCAAGAATTGCATACCTATTGCTCCGCACCTCTTGTTTCCGCAGTTTATGGACGACGATGATGAACAAATGCGAAATTTGGGCTTGTTCTTTGGCATGGTACTGATGTCAAAGTGCTCAGAAGTGTGGGTGTTTGGCAGAAAAATTACTAAAGGAATGTCCATTGAAATTGAGAAGGCAAAGCAGCGCAGCATTCCGATCCGGTATTTTAATGAACGATGCGAGGAGGTGCAGTGTAAGTGA
- a CDS encoding HNH endonuclease has translation MLRKPKRPCSFPRCPELTDGRYCDMHQKQVDAYYNKYERDPQTRKRYDRRWGRIRDRYISEHPLCEECQKYGRLTPAKEVHHIIPLSKGGTNADSNLMSLCKRCHSSITACEGERWARR, from the coding sequence ATGCTAAGAAAACCAAAAAGGCCTTGCTCCTTTCCCCGCTGTCCTGAACTGACGGACGGAAGGTACTGTGACATGCATCAAAAACAAGTTGATGCTTATTACAACAAATACGAACGAGATCCCCAAACAAGAAAACGCTATGACCGGAGATGGGGACGCATCAGGGACAGATATATTTCAGAGCATCCGCTTTGCGAGGAGTGCCAAAAGTACGGAAGGCTTACGCCAGCCAAAGAGGTACATCATATCATCCCTTTATCCAAAGGCGGAACCAATGCAGACAGTAACCTTATGAGCCTGTGTAAAAGATGTCACTCGTCGATCACTGCTTGCGAAGGAGAGCGGTGGGCAAGACGGTAG
- a CDS encoding P27 family phage terminase small subunit codes for MAKDGTNRGGARIGAGQKKKPLADKILEGNPGRRKLMVMEFTDAAELEGESMPPPRDYLAAKQKNGKTTLAVEIYEKTWQWLKERRCVHLIPAQLIEQYAQSVARWIQCEECITEFGFLAKHPTTGNAIPSPYVAMSQSFMKQANNLWYQIYQVVRENCATEYKGATPHDDVMEKLLTARRGG; via the coding sequence ATGGCAAAGGACGGTACCAACCGCGGCGGGGCACGTATCGGTGCAGGACAGAAGAAAAAGCCTCTGGCGGATAAGATTTTGGAAGGAAACCCCGGCAGACGAAAGCTCATGGTAATGGAGTTTACGGATGCTGCGGAACTGGAAGGAGAGAGCATGCCGCCACCGAGGGATTATCTTGCTGCAAAGCAGAAGAATGGAAAAACAACACTGGCGGTGGAAATATACGAAAAAACATGGCAGTGGCTTAAGGAACGCAGGTGTGTTCACCTTATCCCTGCGCAGCTTATAGAGCAATATGCCCAGAGTGTGGCGCGGTGGATCCAGTGCGAGGAATGTATCACTGAATTTGGCTTTCTTGCTAAGCATCCGACAACTGGCAATGCCATCCCGTCACCTTATGTGGCTATGAGTCAAAGCTTTATGAAACAGGCCAATAACCTGTGGTATCAAATTTATCAAGTCGTGCGGGAAAACTGTGCTACCGAATACAAGGGGGCTACTCCTCACGATGATGTTATGGAAAAACTACTGACAGCCAGGAGGGGTGGCTGA